In Desulfovibrio sp. ZJ209, one genomic interval encodes:
- a CDS encoding DUF1320 domain-containing protein produces MPDALPPVAVLPESPPYGGVATLLAHFGRDELMQLAPAQGEEGAEQEDELDEALLLRALRRASREADSYLATRYKVPLTPATGEGGAPLWPEPLTGFVADMAHYHLCGGNARDDEGIMRRYQEALDWLKAVARGLADLPPPPDSGAGEDEGETTGGVAFVRCGRQNEWR; encoded by the coding sequence ATGCCTGATGCCCTGCCGCCGGTGGCTGTGCTTCCCGAGTCCCCGCCCTATGGCGGCGTGGCGACCCTGCTTGCGCACTTCGGCCGGGACGAGCTCATGCAGCTCGCCCCGGCCCAGGGCGAAGAAGGCGCGGAACAGGAGGACGAACTGGACGAGGCCCTCCTGCTCCGGGCGCTCCGCCGCGCCAGCCGCGAGGCGGACAGCTACCTCGCCACGCGCTACAAGGTGCCGCTCACCCCGGCCACGGGCGAGGGCGGCGCGCCCCTCTGGCCCGAGCCCCTGACAGGCTTTGTGGCCGACATGGCCCACTATCACCTGTGCGGCGGCAATGCCCGCGACGACGAGGGCATCATGCGCCGCTACCAGGAGGCCCTTGACTGGCTCAAGGCCGTTGCCAGGGGCCTGGCCGACCTGCCGCCCCCGCCGGATTCCGGCGCGGGCGAGGACGAAGGCGAAACCACGGGCGGCGTGGCCTTCGTGCGCTGCGGCCGCCAGAACGAATGGCGGTGA